The nucleotide window GAAAAATACATTATATCAAAGACCTTTCTGAGATCAATAAGAAAATTGACGTTCTTCTTTTATCAGATGAACATTTTACAATGAATGACCTTCAGGAACTTCCTGAAACCATCATTTTTGTAAATACAAAAAACACCAGGTTTGAAAGTGAAAATTATACACTGAAATTCAGTTCTGAATTCATAAAAGTATTTAAATCTACTTAATAAATATGAAAAACATATTTTTGTAAACCCTAAAGAAAACTAATGAAGAAAAATATACTTGTCATATATTATTCACAAACCGGCCAATTGGAGGATATTGTGAAGAACATCGCCAGGCCTTTTGAAGCTCAAAAGGAGAAATATGATGTTACCTATTATAATATTAAGCTCAAGGAAGACTTTCCGTTTCCCTGGCCAAGTGATGTTTTTTTCAACACTTTTCCCGAATCCTATCTGCAGATTCCAAAAGAGATCCTTCCACCTTCAGAAGAAGTTCTCAATAAAAAGTATGATCTTATCCTCTTCGGATATCAGGTATGGTATCTCACACCATCCATTCCTATTATTTCATTCTTAAAAAGTGAGTATGCAGGCCGTATCCTTAAAGATACTCCTGTCGTTACCATTTCCGGAACCCGAAATATGTGGATGCTTTCCCAGGAAAAACTAAAAGTATATCTAAGAGATCTGCAGGCAAAACTTGTCGGAAATATAGCACTGGTAGACAGACATGACAATTATACCAGCGTACTGACCATTCTCAGATGGCTTACCACAGGCCAGAAAGAAAAATCAGGAATGCTTCCGGCAGCCGGTGTTTCTGATGAAGAAATTGCAGGTTCTGTAAAGTATGGCGAGATTATTGAAAGACATTTCAACAACAATGATCTGATTAATCTGCAACCGGATCTTGTTAAAAACGGAGCCATTGAAATCCGTGCATTTCTGGTGCGTGTAGAGAAGGTAGGAAATAAAATTTTCACAGTATGGTCTAATCTGATTATCAAGAAAAAAGAGAAACGTCCATTGCTGATAAAATTCTTTAAGGTATATTTGATGGCCGCGATATGGATTATCTCACCTGTCGTTTTGGTATTACACCTTCTTACCACCCCTATATTTTGGTTTAAAAGACAAAAACAAAAAAGATATTTACAAGGAATTAATTTAAAATAGAATGTACGACGTATTTATAACAAAAGCATCAAAATACTTACCCAATGAGCCGGTAGCGAATGATGAAATGGAGACTTATCTTGGGCTTATCAATGATGCGCCATCTAAAGCAAAATCACTTATCCTAAGAAATAATAAAATCACAACAAGATACTACGCTTTAGATAAGGACGGAAATCCTACACACTCTAATGCGCAGCTTACGGCAAAAGCAATCGAAGGCCTTTTTGATGAAAATTTCAAAAAGGAAGACATGAAATTATTATCGGTAGGAACCACTTCACCAGACCAGATCCAGCCATCACACGCTTCTATGGTTCATGGTGAACTGAACATCGGAAAATCTATTGAAATTAATACTTCAACGGGTCTTTGCAACTCAGGAATGAATGCGCTGAATTACGGATTCCTTTCTGTAAAAGCAGGCGTACAGGAAAATGCTGTATGTGCAGGCTCCGAAAGAATGTCTGCATGGATGACTGCTGATAAATTTAACCATGAGGCTGAAAATTTAAAATTACTGGAAGAAAGACCTATCATCGCTTTTAAAAGAGAATTCCTGAGATGGATGCTTTCTGACGGAGCAGGAGCTTTTCTTTTGGAAAATAAGCCACGAGAAAACAGCACTTCATTAAAGATAGAATTCATTGACTTCTATTCATATGCCCACGAAATTGAGGCATGTATGTATGCCGGATGTGATAAACTTGAAGATGGGAGCCTGAAATCATGGGCAGATTACCCGTCTGATGAATGGCTGAAACAATCTATTTTTGCCATCAAACAGGATACGAAAATCCTGGATAAATATATCCTTGTAAAAGGAGCTGAAAGTTTAAGGTCTTCTTTTGACAAACATAACTTAGATCCTGAAAAAATTGATCATGTACTGGCTCATATCTCTTCGGGCTATTTCAAAGACGGACTCAAAGAAGAATTTGCTAAAAAAGGAATGGACTTCCCTGCGGAAAAATGGTTCTATAACCTTTCAGAAGTAGGAAACATCGGAGCAGGATCTATCTTTATTGCTCTTGAAGAACTGATGAATTCAGGAAGACTGAAAAAAGGAGAAAAAGTACTTCTTTGTGTTCCTGAAAGCGGAAGATTTGCTTATTCATGTGCATTACTAACTGTTTGCTAATGGAAAACAAGCTGCCGACATCTGATAAAGATTTTGTTGAAAGTCTTATTCCGCAAAGGTTCCCTTTTGTGATGGTAAATGAATTGACCGAGTATTCTGAAAATCATCTCCTGTCAGGTTTTGAAATCAAAGAAGATAACCTCTTTATCCAAGATGGATTATTTCAGGCCTCAGGACTTATTGAACACCAGGCACAAAGCGTTGCTTTACATACAGGATATAAATATTACCTGCTTGGAAAAGATGCACCTACCGGATATATAGGATCCATCAAGTCTTTTGAAGCTGAACAACTGCCTAAAATTGGCGACCATCTGAAGTCTGAGGTAACAATTCTGAATGAAGTAATGGGAGTAACCCTGGTAGATATCGTAACCAAACTTAACGGTGAAGTGATTGCAAAATCTCAAATGAAAACCGCTGTAAAATAAACCGAAATGGAAATAAAGGAAGAAAATATCATCAATATACACAACTTTTTACCACATCGCGAGCCGATGCTTATGGCAGATTATATCCTTGAACTGACCAAAGAAAAAGTAGTGACTTCCTTTGAAATCAAAGAAGATAATATATTTGTTCACAATAATGAATTTGTGGAAGCCGGATTAATTGAAAACCTGGCCCAAACCTGCTCATCGATTCTTGGACAAAGCTTCTTCGAAAATCCTGAAGCAGATACCAAAGTAATTGGCTTTATTACCAATATCAAGAAAATTGAGGTTTTTGCTCTTCCAAAGGTGAATGACAAAATTATCTCCAGGGCATCACTTATCTCGCAGTTTGAGAATATCTGCCATATATTTTGTGAAACCTTCAATCATGATGAATTATTGATCAGAGCAGAAATCAACCTGTTTATTCAGGAAGTAAAGTCGTAAAATTCAATTGAATATAGATATAGTAAAGCTGTACTTTTTGTGCAGCTTTTTTACTATTGAACTCCCGATTGTTGACATTTGTGATGAATCAGGTTTCGGCAAAAGCCAATTGAATTGATTCCTATTTGCAAGCGGGCTAAAGCCCGCTTCTATTGAATTGATTATAAAAATCTTACAATAAAATCTTCATTATACTTATTCAACTTCAAACAAAAAAATCATTCAAGACCACTGATAATCAAGCTAATAACACAAATTAAATATCATCAGAAATTGAATTATTTCACGTGAAACATTTTATAAATCCGTGGAACACTTATTATTAAGCAAAAGGGATAAAAAAGTCATGACGTAAGCTACAACATGACTGTTAATTCAACATAATTATTTTCTGTTGGAATCTGCAAAATGTTTTAATACGGCCCCAGTTTTGAAGTAATAACTCCTCAGATTTAATATGATTTACATATAATGTATTTTCACTATTTTAGCCACCTGATTAAAAGAATCAAAAACAGGTGAACCATTTCTCATCTGGAATCTAAAAAAATAACATTATTTAGATGAAAAAACAAGACCTGCCTCAAGACGAAAGTAACCTGAAATCCGCCAACATGACTGAAGTCCTGTATGTGACGGATGAGAATGACAATTACACGACAGCAAACAGTACAGGCTGGGACGCCAAGAAAGCTGCTCTGGATGAATCGATGGAACTTATTCATGAAAGAATTGAGGAAGCAAGGAAAAATGTGGCCAATAATACCGCAAGCCCCATCGTTTATTTTATGGAACTGAATAAAATGGATATTGGCGTTCTTGCTTCTTATGTAGGAATGTGGCAATGGAGGGTCAAAAGACATTTTAAACCAAAAGTATTCAAAACACTAAGCGAAACTGCACTGAAAAAATATGCCGATGCATTCGGAATTTCAGTGGATGAATTAAAAAACTTCGACGGGAAATAATGAAGCAAGGCTTCATTTTACCTATGAAAAAGATACAATCAGCAAATGAAATTAAACTTTGAACACCATCAGACTGCGCATTGCGAAAACGGTGTTGCTTCTAATCTACTGCTCAACAAAGGCCTTAAACTCAGTGAACCTATGATCTTCGGGATCGGTTCCGGACTGTTTTTTGTCTACCTCCCTTTTTTAAAGGTAAATTTTGCTCCGGGCTTCAGCTACCGCCCGATGCCGGGTGCAATTTTCAGTAAAGCAGCCAAAAGATTAGGAATTAAAATTAAAAGAGAGAAATTCTCAAATCCTAAGGATGCCCAGAAAGCGCTAGAAAGAAATCTGGAACAAAATATACCGACAGGGCTTCAGGTAGGGGTTTTCAATCTTACTTACTTTCCTGAAGAATATAAATTCCACTTCAATGCCCACAACCTTGTGGTCTATGGAAAAGAAGACGGAAAATTCCTGATCAGTGATCCGGTAATGGATTACACAACTTCCCTTTCCGAAGCAGAACTGGAAAAAGTAAGATACGCAAAAGGAGCACTGCCTCCGAAAGGACACATGTACTACCCTGTTTATGTTCCTGAAAATGTGAATCTTGAAGAAGCCATTAAAAAAGGAATCAAAGATACCTGCAAAAATATGCTGGCTCCGGTACCGCTTATCGGGGTAAAAGCCATGAGATGGGTAGCGAAAAGCATCCCGAAATGGGCAGAGAAGAAAGGAACAAAAGTAACCAACCATTATCTGGGGCAGCTGATCAGGATGCAGGAGGAAATCGGAACCGGAGGTGGTGGCTTCAGATTTATCTATGGAGCATTTCTTCAGGAAGCTGCTGTTATTCTTAAAAATGATGAGCTAAAAGAATTATCCAAAGAAATTACTGCTATTGGTGACCTTTGGAGGGATTTTGCCGTGGATATTGCAAGGGTGTATAAAAACAGAAATTCGAAAAGCAATATCTACAATGAACTTTCAAAAACAATGCTGCATATTGCAGATCTGGAAGAAGCTTTCTATAAAAAACTGAGAAAAGCGATCTGATATGGCGGAAAATATGATTGAAATCAAAAACCTATATAAGAAATACAAAAATTCTGAGGATTTTTCTGTAAATGATATCACATTGAATATCAGCAAAAATGAAATCTATGGAATTCTGGGGCCTAACGGTGCCGGGAAAACAACTTTAATTTCTATGCTTTCCGGACTGATAAAGCCTACATCAGGTCAGTTTACCATTAACGGACTGTCTCCGCAGAAAGATGGTTTCAAAATCAGACAGATCATCGGAATTGTTCCACAGGAATATGCGTTGTATCCTACGCTTACCGCAAAAGAAAATCTGATGTTTTTCGGAAGCCTTTATGGTTTAAAGCACAACCAGCTCAAAAAAGCCATAGATGAATCGCTGGAGATCATGGGACTTTCAAAATTTGCCAATAAGCAGGTAGGACAGTTTTCAGGCGGAATGAAGCGCCGCTGCAACCTCATCGCAGGAACGCTTCACAATCCTAAAGTTCTCTTTCTGGATGAACCAACTGTAGGTGTGGATGTTCAGTCTAAAAAAGCAATTATTGACTATCTTTTGGATTTGAATAAGAAGGGAACCTGTATCATCTATACTTCTCATCACCTCTCGGAAGCAGAAGAATTCTGTACCAAAATTGCCATCATTGATCATGGAAAAATCCATGCTGTAGGAACCCCTGAAGAACTGGTAAACAGAGTAGCAAGCGCAGAAAACCTTGAAGATGTTTTCATTTCATTAACCGGAAAAGAATTAAGAGATGTTGTTGTATAAACTGTGGAGAAGCTTTATTAAAGAAATTCTTCTTCTGAAAAGAGATATCGGAGGAATTGTCATCATTTTTGTGATGCCGCTGCTTTTGATTGTAACCATTACCCTTATTCAGGATTCTACCTTTAAAAACCTTGAAGGATCAAAGATTCCGATTATTTTTATTGATAATGACAAGTCTGAGGTCTCAAAGAACATCAAAGCAGAACTGGAAAACAGCAAGACATTCCAGCTGCTGACCAACTTCAATGAAAAATCTGCGCAGGATGCTGTTTTTTCAGGAGACTATCAGATGGCAAT belongs to Chryseobacterium gleum and includes:
- a CDS encoding BtrH N-terminal domain-containing protein; translated protein: MKLNFEHHQTAHCENGVASNLLLNKGLKLSEPMIFGIGSGLFFVYLPFLKVNFAPGFSYRPMPGAIFSKAAKRLGIKIKREKFSNPKDAQKALERNLEQNIPTGLQVGVFNLTYFPEEYKFHFNAHNLVVYGKEDGKFLISDPVMDYTTSLSEAELEKVRYAKGALPPKGHMYYPVYVPENVNLEEAIKKGIKDTCKNMLAPVPLIGVKAMRWVAKSIPKWAEKKGTKVTNHYLGQLIRMQEEIGTGGGGFRFIYGAFLQEAAVILKNDELKELSKEITAIGDLWRDFAVDIARVYKNRNSKSNIYNELSKTMLHIADLEEAFYKKLRKAI
- a CDS encoding beta-ketoacyl-ACP synthase III; its protein translation is MYDVFITKASKYLPNEPVANDEMETYLGLINDAPSKAKSLILRNNKITTRYYALDKDGNPTHSNAQLTAKAIEGLFDENFKKEDMKLLSVGTTSPDQIQPSHASMVHGELNIGKSIEINTSTGLCNSGMNALNYGFLSVKAGVQENAVCAGSERMSAWMTADKFNHEAENLKLLEERPIIAFKREFLRWMLSDGAGAFLLENKPRENSTSLKIEFIDFYSYAHEIEACMYAGCDKLEDGSLKSWADYPSDEWLKQSIFAIKQDTKILDKYILVKGAESLRSSFDKHNLDPEKIDHVLAHISSGYFKDGLKEEFAKKGMDFPAEKWFYNLSEVGNIGAGSIFIALEELMNSGRLKKGEKVLLCVPESGRFAYSCALLTVC
- a CDS encoding ABC transporter ATP-binding protein — its product is MIEIKNLYKKYKNSEDFSVNDITLNISKNEIYGILGPNGAGKTTLISMLSGLIKPTSGQFTINGLSPQKDGFKIRQIIGIVPQEYALYPTLTAKENLMFFGSLYGLKHNQLKKAIDESLEIMGLSKFANKQVGQFSGGMKRRCNLIAGTLHNPKVLFLDEPTVGVDVQSKKAIIDYLLDLNKKGTCIIYTSHHLSEAEEFCTKIAIIDHGKIHAVGTPEELVNRVASAENLEDVFISLTGKELRDVVV